The Candidatus Methylomirabilota bacterium genome has a window encoding:
- the smc gene encoding chromosome segregation protein SMC, which yields MRLETITLNGFKSFGERTEIKVLPGITAVVGPNGCGKSNLSDAVRWALGEQSAKSLRGQRMEDLIFHGSASRRAVGMGEVELRFSNDGTLNVPWSEVAVARRLYRTGESEYLLNKSVTRLRDILDLFAGTGANPRAYSVMDQDKLNHVLTAKPHERRVFIEEAAGIARYKHQRNETEGKLEGARQNLLRVRDVMEEVRRQLGSLERQAKKAQQYKALEQERQALRLILTAADYAVLVAEGERLDVEVAARRDREQTLRVRLAHLAAREATERESLLASDHRLADLRQSLQKVQAELERLLERREQMGVQLHETTEEGSRLAEDIRSSTERLASIVGERETMRVALAEAERLRAERQQTADELAGQVERHRLQLSDERGRLEAMRLEQVRLAAERADLTRSAGELRERQSQLGRRAERLAAELQGVEAEALQLTASRHQLETARDRALTEVASLTEQRDRLATELATFERQLGEAEARLGELRVSLAARGSSLDALRGLDRAREGYGSGVRAIFGEEGSPRVAGVVGTVAELLDVPPELERAVEAVLGERLEWVVVERFEQAREAVAYLDASNAGAATFLPLEHLPAPNGLPPEDNGIRWVERQVGGFAPNLLHYLLRRVAVVEHLDHAEALWRRNGIVATYVTRDGQVLTPTGRLRGGSEREGSEHSLLARRRQLRELEDETARLTEAVQTTQAAVTRLAGEVAALRERLNACEGGLRERQAEYLSGEKDLEQAIREHDRVQRHVQTVRLEDRQIAAEADETAAMLGRLEQRIAAAGEAEAAQENAMGVLRETIAAAQERETRLGADLTALRVEVGSVTERVEALGRELARIDEIEADLKERLASAQSRQSQLAERQAWLREERQRTDDAARDVAEERDRGEGEVQAAAEAHEGLLGELRGLEQEVRALEGELARLVAGIHELELQATERRVRREELAQEAYRAWSIDEAALRARHDPSQDPAEVKQRVGELEERLAGIGAVNLVADEEYRELDERLSFLRTQHDDLVASIKDLEKALRGMTRTAQERFNQAFAEINREFSRLFERLFEGGRAELRLVEAEEGGDPLDTGVELMAQPRGKRLQSVTLLSGGERALTGLALLFAIFYYRPSPFCVLDEVDAPLDDANIHRFLRVLRELTSQTQFLVITHNRRTMEAADLLYGVTMEEPGLSRLVSVKLNAEV from the coding sequence ATGCGTCTCGAGACCATCACGCTCAACGGCTTCAAGTCGTTCGGCGAGCGCACCGAGATCAAGGTGCTTCCGGGCATCACTGCCGTCGTGGGTCCAAACGGGTGCGGCAAATCCAATCTCTCCGACGCAGTGCGCTGGGCGCTGGGCGAGCAGAGCGCGAAATCGCTGCGGGGCCAGCGCATGGAGGACCTCATCTTCCACGGCTCGGCGTCCCGCCGCGCCGTGGGCATGGGGGAAGTGGAGCTCAGGTTCAGCAACGACGGCACCCTCAACGTACCGTGGAGCGAGGTCGCGGTCGCCCGCCGGCTCTACCGCACGGGTGAGAGCGAGTATCTGCTGAACAAGTCGGTGACCCGCCTGCGTGACATCCTCGATCTCTTCGCCGGGACGGGCGCCAATCCGCGCGCCTACTCCGTGATGGATCAGGACAAGCTCAACCATGTCCTCACCGCGAAGCCCCACGAGCGGCGCGTCTTCATCGAGGAAGCGGCCGGCATCGCCCGCTACAAGCACCAGCGCAACGAGACCGAGGGCAAGCTGGAGGGCGCGCGCCAGAACCTCCTGCGCGTCCGGGACGTCATGGAGGAGGTTCGTCGCCAGCTGGGCTCGCTGGAGCGTCAGGCCAAAAAGGCGCAACAGTACAAGGCGCTCGAGCAGGAACGCCAGGCCCTGCGCCTGATCCTCACGGCCGCCGATTATGCCGTACTCGTGGCCGAGGGCGAGCGCCTGGACGTCGAGGTGGCCGCGCGGCGCGACCGCGAGCAGACGCTGCGGGTTCGCCTGGCCCACCTGGCGGCGCGGGAGGCGACCGAGCGGGAGAGCCTGCTGGCCAGCGATCACCGGCTGGCCGACCTGCGCCAGTCGCTTCAGAAGGTGCAGGCCGAGCTGGAACGCCTGCTGGAGCGGCGCGAGCAGATGGGCGTGCAGCTGCACGAGACGACCGAGGAGGGCAGCCGGCTCGCCGAGGACATCCGATCCAGCACCGAGCGGCTGGCCAGCATCGTCGGCGAGCGCGAGACGATGCGGGTGGCCCTCGCCGAGGCCGAGCGACTGCGCGCCGAGCGGCAGCAGACGGCCGACGAGCTGGCCGGGCAGGTCGAGCGCCATCGCCTCCAGCTGAGCGACGAGCGTGGCCGCCTGGAGGCGATGCGACTGGAGCAGGTCCGCCTGGCCGCCGAGCGAGCCGATCTCACCCGCTCGGCCGGCGAGTTGCGCGAGCGCCAGAGTCAGCTCGGGCGCCGCGCCGAACGGCTGGCCGCCGAGCTCCAGGGCGTCGAGGCCGAGGCCCTGCAGCTTACGGCAAGCCGACACCAGCTGGAGACCGCGCGTGACCGTGCCCTGACCGAGGTGGCCTCCCTGACTGAGCAGCGAGACCGCCTGGCGACCGAGCTGGCCACCTTCGAGCGGCAGCTGGGCGAGGCGGAGGCCCGCCTGGGCGAGCTCCGAGTCTCCCTGGCCGCGCGGGGGTCCAGCCTCGATGCGCTGCGTGGGCTCGATCGCGCCCGCGAAGGCTACGGCTCGGGCGTGCGCGCGATCTTCGGCGAGGAAGGCAGCCCGCGCGTGGCCGGCGTCGTCGGCACCGTCGCCGAGCTCCTCGACGTCCCGCCGGAGCTCGAGCGGGCGGTGGAGGCGGTGCTCGGGGAGCGCCTGGAGTGGGTGGTGGTGGAGCGGTTCGAGCAGGCCCGCGAGGCGGTGGCATACCTGGATGCCAGCAACGCCGGGGCCGCCACCTTCCTGCCCCTGGAGCATCTGCCGGCACCGAACGGGCTGCCACCGGAGGACAACGGCATCCGCTGGGTCGAGCGCCAGGTAGGCGGGTTCGCGCCGAATCTCCTGCACTACCTGCTCCGGCGGGTGGCGGTCGTCGAGCATCTCGATCACGCCGAGGCGTTGTGGCGGCGCAACGGCATCGTGGCCACCTACGTCACGCGCGATGGACAGGTGCTCACACCCACCGGTCGCCTGCGGGGTGGCTCGGAGCGGGAAGGGAGCGAGCACTCGCTGCTCGCGCGCCGGCGCCAGCTCCGGGAGCTCGAGGACGAGACCGCGCGCCTCACCGAGGCCGTGCAGACGACGCAGGCGGCGGTCACCCGGCTGGCCGGGGAGGTCGCGGCCCTGCGGGAGCGCCTCAACGCCTGCGAAGGGGGACTGAGGGAGCGTCAGGCGGAATACCTGTCCGGTGAGAAGGATCTGGAGCAGGCCATCCGCGAGCACGACCGCGTGCAGCGTCACGTCCAGACGGTGCGCCTGGAGGACCGGCAGATCGCCGCGGAGGCGGACGAGACGGCGGCCATGCTGGGGCGGCTCGAGCAGCGAATCGCCGCTGCCGGCGAGGCCGAGGCCGCTCAGGAGAACGCGATGGGCGTCCTCCGGGAGACCATCGCCGCCGCCCAGGAGCGCGAGACGCGCCTGGGGGCCGATCTCACCGCCCTCCGCGTCGAGGTCGGCTCGGTGACGGAGCGCGTCGAGGCGCTCGGACGCGAGCTGGCCCGCATCGACGAGATCGAGGCCGACCTCAAGGAGCGCCTGGCCTCGGCTCAGTCCCGCCAGAGTCAGCTCGCCGAGCGCCAGGCGTGGCTCCGGGAAGAGCGCCAGCGCACGGACGACGCTGCCCGGGACGTCGCCGAGGAGCGCGACCGCGGGGAGGGCGAAGTCCAGGCGGCGGCCGAAGCCCATGAGGGCTTGCTCGGCGAGCTTCGAGGGCTGGAGCAGGAGGTTCGAGCGCTCGAGGGGGAGCTGGCTCGCCTGGTCGCCGGCATCCACGAGCTGGAGCTCCAGGCGACAGAGCGTCGCGTGCGGCGCGAGGAGCTGGCCCAGGAGGCCTATCGCGCCTGGAGCATCGACGAGGCCGCTCTGCGCGCCCGGCACGACCCCTCCCAGGATCCGGCGGAGGTCAAGCAGCGGGTCGGCGAGCTGGAGGAGCGGCTGGCGGGGATCGGGGCCGTCAACCTGGTGGCCGACGAGGAATACCGGGAGCTCGACGAACGCCTGAGCTTCCTCCGGACCCAGCACGATGACCTGGTCGCCTCCATCAAGGATCTCGAGAAAGCGTTGCGGGGGATGACCCGGACCGCCCAGGAGCGGTTCAACCAGGCGTTCGCGGAAATCAACCGTGAGTTCTCGCGCCTGTTCGAGCGCCTGTTCGAAGGCGGCCGCGCCGAGCTGCGCCTGGTCGAGGCCGAGGAGGGAGGCGATCCGCTGGACACCGGCGTGGAGCTCATGGCCCAGCCCCGCGGCAAGCGCCTGCAGTCAGTGACGCTGCTGTCGGGCGGCGAGCGTGCCCTAACCGGACTGGCCTTGCTTTTCGCGATCTTCTACTACCGGCCCAGTCCGTTCTGCGTGCTGGACGAGGTCGATGCGCCCCTCGACGACGCCAACATCCACCGCTTCCTCAGGGTGTTGCGCGAGCTGACGAGCCAAACCCAGTTCCTCGTGATCACCCACAACCGCCGGACGATGGAGGCGGCCGACCTCCTGTACGGCGTGACCATGGAAGAGCCGGGGCTGTCCAGGCTGGTGTCCGTGAAGCTCAACGCGGAGGTGTGA
- the ftsY gene encoding signal recognition particle-docking protein FtsY produces MKFIRGLGDRLSAGLRRSREYLGEQLAAVLEPDRPIDEALYTELEDLLVAADLGASLAADFVNRAREEVMFGTVTRAEQLRPLFRRFLTEILSPAAQPLNLEARPAVVLMLGVNGSGKTTTCAKLAAALSREGQQVLLAAADTFRAAAIEQLEAWGQRIGVEVIRQAAGSDPAAVVFDALKAATARQIDVLIVDTAGRLHTKSNLMLELAKLKRVIERQLPGAPHERLIVIDAPTGQNGLAQARMFHEAVGLTGAVLTKLDGTAKGGIVVRIVRELGLPIKLVGVGEKLEDLGPFDVDRFVEALVPTS; encoded by the coding sequence GTGAAGTTCATCCGTGGGCTGGGCGACCGCCTGAGCGCTGGGCTCAGGAGGTCGCGGGAGTACCTTGGCGAGCAGCTGGCGGCCGTCCTGGAGCCGGACAGGCCGATCGACGAGGCCCTGTACACCGAGCTGGAGGATCTGCTGGTTGCGGCCGACCTGGGGGCCAGTCTGGCGGCCGACTTCGTCAACCGCGCCCGCGAGGAAGTGATGTTCGGCACGGTGACCCGTGCCGAGCAGCTCCGACCGCTCTTCCGCCGCTTCCTGACGGAGATCCTCAGCCCGGCCGCCCAACCGCTGAACCTCGAGGCGCGACCAGCCGTCGTCCTCATGCTGGGCGTCAACGGCTCGGGCAAAACGACGACTTGCGCGAAGCTGGCGGCCGCCCTCAGCCGGGAGGGGCAGCAGGTGTTGTTGGCTGCGGCAGACACGTTCCGGGCGGCCGCCATCGAGCAGCTCGAGGCGTGGGGCCAGCGCATCGGCGTGGAGGTGATCCGCCAGGCGGCCGGGTCCGACCCTGCGGCCGTCGTGTTCGACGCTCTCAAGGCCGCCACCGCCCGTCAGATCGACGTGCTCATCGTCGACACCGCCGGTCGGCTCCACACCAAGTCGAACCTGATGCTCGAGCTCGCCAAGCTCAAGCGCGTGATCGAGCGGCAATTGCCGGGGGCGCCCCACGAGCGGTTGATCGTTATCGACGCGCCGACCGGCCAGAATGGCCTGGCCCAGGCGCGGATGTTCCACGAGGCCGTGGGGCTGACCGGCGCCGTCCTCACCAAGCTTGACGGAACGGCGAAGGGGGGCATCGTCGTCCGTATCGTTCGGGAGTTGGGCCTGCCCATCAAGCTGGTCGGTGTCGGTGAGAAGCTGGAGGACCTGGGCCCCTTCGACGTCGATCGCTTCGTGGAGGCGCTGGTCCCCACCTCATGA
- a CDS encoding RodZ domain-containing protein, with amino-acid sequence MASLGSYLRELREGRGLSLEELSRATRVAPRYLEALEADDLAALPGHVFARGFLRAYCQILETPPDEAIALYHRQTGTPLPAPASAGRRVESGARNRSTVLISFVLLVVFGVALLAVANVLQSARERASAREGVAAPGDVATSVTAPVPAEDRPKAPEAQPPKVAAAPQPPPSPPPSPQPAVATPGSGGQYRLVARVSEATWVRVRTDDGRSTEETIPAGAVREWVSSTPFVLTVGNAGGIALELNGQPLPPLGPRGAVISRLVIPSTQQ; translated from the coding sequence ATGGCCTCGCTCGGTTCATACCTTCGTGAGCTTCGTGAGGGACGAGGCCTCTCGCTCGAAGAGCTCTCCCGCGCTACTCGTGTGGCCCCCCGGTACCTGGAGGCGCTGGAGGCGGACGACCTCGCCGCCCTGCCCGGACATGTCTTCGCCCGCGGCTTCCTGCGCGCGTACTGCCAGATCCTGGAGACACCTCCCGACGAGGCCATCGCCCTCTACCATCGCCAGACGGGGACGCCGCTCCCCGCGCCGGCGAGCGCGGGCCGGCGGGTGGAGTCGGGCGCCCGCAACCGAAGCACGGTGTTGATCAGCTTCGTCCTCCTGGTCGTCTTCGGGGTCGCTCTGCTGGCAGTCGCCAATGTTCTGCAGTCCGCGCGCGAGCGGGCCAGCGCGCGCGAAGGGGTAGCGGCGCCCGGCGATGTTGCCACTTCCGTGACGGCTCCCGTCCCCGCCGAGGACAGGCCGAAGGCGCCCGAGGCCCAGCCTCCGAAGGTCGCCGCGGCGCCCCAGCCGCCTCCCAGCCCGCCTCCGTCGCCGCAGCCCGCGGTGGCCACCCCTGGCTCCGGCGGTCAGTACCGGCTGGTGGCCCGGGTATCGGAGGCGACCTGGGTCCGCGTCCGGACGGACGATGGACGCTCCACCGAGGAGACGATCCCCGCAGGCGCCGTCCGGGAATGGGTCTCCAGCACCCCGTTCGTCCTCACCGTCGGCAATGCGGGCGGGATCGCGCTGGAGCTGAACGGCCAGCCTCTTCCGCCCCTGGGACCGCGAGGAGCGGTCATCTCCCGGCTCGTGATTCCTTCCACGCAGCAGTGA